A single region of the Gorilla gorilla gorilla isolate KB3781 chromosome 1, NHGRI_mGorGor1-v2.1_pri, whole genome shotgun sequence genome encodes:
- the SMCP gene encoding sperm mitochondrial-associated cysteine-rich protein, with protein MCDQPKHSQCCPAKGNQCCPPKQNQCCQSKGNQCCPPKQNQCCQPKGSQCCPPKHNHCCQPKPPCCIQARCCGLETKPEVSPLNMESEPNSPQTQDKDSQTQQQPHSPHNESKPSK; from the coding sequence ATGTGTGACCAGCCAAAACACAGTCAATGCTGCCCAGCAAAAGGCAATCAATGCTGCCCACCAAAGCAGAACCAGTGCTGCCAGTCAAAAGGCAATCAATGCTGCCCGCCAAAACAGAACCAGTGCTGCCAGCCAAAAGGCAGTCAATGCTGCCCACCAAAACACAATCACTGCTGCCAGCCAAAACCCCCATGCTGCattcaggccaggtgctgtggcttggAGACCAAGCCTGAAGTCTCACCCCTTAACATGGAGTCTGAGCCCAATTCACCGCAAACTCAGGACAAGGACTCTCAAACCCAGCAGCAGCCCCATAGCCCACACAATGAGTCTAAGCCAAGCAAATGA